A single genomic interval of Trichosurus vulpecula isolate mTriVul1 chromosome 6, mTriVul1.pri, whole genome shotgun sequence harbors:
- the LOC118854268 gene encoding protein GVQW3-like produces the protein MLPVGVKMSDRYLEQRIHIKLCVKLNKSASETLEMLKEAYGDEVMSRARVFDWHKRFKEGRDDVHDDARSGRPITHRTSENVEKVRDLVRSNSRLTVRMMAEKLSLDKETVRLILKENLNMRKVSGKIVPCTVSGDDASEGELK, from the coding sequence ATGCTTCCTGTTGGTGTAAAAATGAGTGACCGTTACTTAGAGCAAAGAATTCATATCAAACTATGTGTAAAGCTAAATAAATCTGCCAGCGAGACACTTGAAATGTTAAAAGAAGCTTATGGGGATGAAGTAATGTCGAGAGCAAGAGTTTTTGACTGGCACAAAAGATTTAAGGAAGGTAGGGATGATGTCCATGATGATGCACGGAGTGGGCGCCCAATCACCCACAGGACCAGTGAAAATGTTGAAAAGGTCAGAGATTTGGTTCGTTCAAATAGCCGATTAACTGTGAGAATGATGGCTGAAAAGTTATCTTTAGATAAAGAGACAGTTAGACTTATTTTGAAGGAGAATTTGAATATGAGAAAAGTTTCTGGGAAGATTGTGCCTTGTACAGTTTCAGGAGATGATGCTAGTGAGGGAGAGCTAAAGTAG